TTGGAAGGACGAACCCTGGGGGAGGGCATAGCCGGCAAACGTAAGCAGCACTTCGCCGTCCCGTTCAGCCTTCGCACGCAAGGCGTTGTACACCGGTTGTCGCGCATTTCCGTCCCCACGCACCAAACCCGCCGCGACGATTTCATAGCGTCCGGCTGAGAGCGGACGTTCGACGGCATTCGTGATCGCCGTCTGCCCTGCGACGCCGGGAGGGCCGGGAGGACCGACGGGGCCGGTCGGCCCTGGAGGGCCGGGAGGACCCGCAACCGTTTTCGCACAACCGGCCAGACACAGCAGTGTTGCAGCGAGCAGCACGTTCCCGAAACCTCTTCGCGTCATGGGACCTCCCTCGGTGTCGGACACCACTGCCCCCCAAGCCCGAACGAAACCGATACGACCGGAAAACGCGCACAGGCTATGCCGTTCCCCCGACTCTGTCAACCGACCCAATTGTCACGGTTGAACCGGTGAGCGATGTCGGGGCGGCCAAAGACGGTGCGGCGGGTTCGGCTCAAGAAACATTGGGGGAAGCGGCAAAGTATGGTAGGGTACGGCCCGCATTGCTGCCGAAGGGACGAACCCGACGTGTTCAGACTCTTTTCCCCCGCTATCCGATCCGATGCCGTGTTGATCACCGGCGCCTCCACGGGTATCGGCGCCGCCTGCGCCCTGGCCCTCGACAAGATCGGCTACCGTGTCTTCGCCGGCGTCCGCAAATCCGCGGACGGTGAGGCGCTCCAACAAAAGGCGGGCCCACGGCTCATGCCGGTGCGTCTCGACGTCACCGACGAGACGACGATGCTCGCCGCCAGCCACACCATCCGCGCGATGATGGGAGACGCAGGCTTGGCCGGACTCGTCAACAATGCCGGAATCGGGGTCGCCGGTCCGATCGAAGCGCTGCCGTTGGCCGACTGGCGCCGGCAATTCGAGGTCAATCTGTTCGGCCTCATCCGCGTCACGCAAACCTTCCTGCCGCTCATCCGGCAAGGACGCGGACGCATCGTCAACATGGGATCGATCGCAGGCCGAGCCGCCATGCCCTTCATGGCTCCGTACTCCGCGTCCAAGTATGCGCTGGAGGCGATGACCGACGCGCTTCGAATCGAAGTGCAACCGTGGGGGATTCGCGTCGCGATCATCGAGCCCGGCGCCATCGCGACACCGATCTGGAAAAAGACGAGAAAAGAAACCGACGCATGGGACACATCCTGGAGTCCTGAACTCAAATCGCTCTACCAGGAAGGCTTCAGCCTCGTCAAAGAAACAGCCACAGAGGCGGGAGAGCGGGCGCAGCCGGCCGGCCTTGTGGCGGAAGCCGTCATCCATGCCTTGCGGTCGCGATTTCCTCGCACACGATACCTCGTCGGGTCGGACGCCAAGATTCGCGCCCGCCTCGCGGCGTTGCTGCCCGATCTGCTCAACGATTG
This Nitrospiraceae bacterium DNA region includes the following protein-coding sequences:
- a CDS encoding SDR family oxidoreductase, yielding MVGYGPHCCRRDEPDVFRLFSPAIRSDAVLITGASTGIGAACALALDKIGYRVFAGVRKSADGEALQQKAGPRLMPVRLDVTDETTMLAASHTIRAMMGDAGLAGLVNNAGIGVAGPIEALPLADWRRQFEVNLFGLIRVTQTFLPLIRQGRGRIVNMGSIAGRAAMPFMAPYSASKYALEAMTDALRIEVQPWGIRVAIIEPGAIATPIWKKTRKETDAWDTSWSPELKSLYQEGFSLVKETATEAGERAQPAGLVAEAVIHALRSRFPRTRYLVGSDAKIRARLAALLPDLLNDWLITRIVKLPPRR